A single window of Sulfitobacter sp. JL08 DNA harbors:
- the murD gene encoding UDP-N-acetylmuramoyl-L-alanine--D-glutamate ligase, with protein sequence MIATQGFAGKTVAVLGLGRSGLSAALSLRAGGAHAICWDDNADARAKAQAEGLDIVDLRNQGAFDDAAALIVSPGIAHLYPAPHPVVVLAQAAGVPVDNDIGLFFRSFATSDWDSFDTAPRVIAVTGSNGKSTTSALIHHILTHVGRPAQLAGNIGRGVLDIDPAIDGEVVVLELSSYQTELARALTPDIAVFTNLSPDHLDRHAGLGGYFAAKRRLFAEGGPDRAVIGVDEPEGQYLAGQLSEGPGDDRVIRISSGQKLSGPGWHVFARKGFLSEHRNGRQVGSVDLRGIAGLPGAHNHQNACAAYAACRTLGFAPKVIEAAFHSFAGLPHRSQIIAQADGVTFVNDSKATNVDSAAKALSAFQNIRWICGGLEKEGGLDGLKNATSQVAKAYVIGREAAAFAMQLNVEAEVCNTMDIAVARAIDDAQEGETVLLAPAAASFDQYDSFERRGEDFIAQVKARLG encoded by the coding sequence ATGATCGCAACCCAGGGATTTGCCGGAAAAACTGTGGCTGTTCTGGGGTTGGGGCGCTCTGGTCTGAGTGCCGCGCTGTCTTTGCGGGCGGGCGGGGCGCATGCGATCTGCTGGGATGACAATGCCGATGCCCGCGCAAAGGCGCAAGCAGAAGGGTTGGATATCGTCGATTTGCGTAACCAGGGCGCTTTTGATGACGCAGCGGCGCTGATCGTGTCCCCCGGAATTGCGCATCTTTATCCGGCACCGCACCCTGTTGTGGTCCTTGCGCAGGCGGCGGGCGTGCCGGTTGACAACGATATCGGTCTGTTCTTCCGCTCGTTCGCGACATCGGACTGGGACAGTTTCGATACCGCCCCGCGGGTGATCGCGGTGACGGGATCAAACGGAAAATCCACGACATCGGCCTTGATTCATCACATTCTGACCCATGTCGGGCGCCCTGCCCAACTGGCCGGAAATATCGGGCGCGGGGTGCTGGATATCGATCCCGCAATCGATGGTGAGGTAGTTGTTCTGGAACTGTCCAGTTACCAGACGGAACTGGCCCGCGCGCTGACGCCCGACATTGCTGTTTTTACCAACCTGTCCCCTGATCATCTGGATCGTCATGCGGGATTGGGCGGATACTTTGCCGCCAAACGCCGCCTGTTTGCAGAAGGCGGGCCGGATCGTGCCGTTATCGGTGTCGATGAACCGGAAGGGCAGTATCTTGCCGGGCAACTGTCCGAAGGGCCGGGGGATGATCGGGTGATCCGGATATCGTCCGGGCAAAAACTGTCCGGGCCGGGCTGGCATGTCTTCGCGCGCAAGGGGTTCCTCTCAGAGCATCGCAACGGGCGGCAGGTTGGTTCTGTCGATCTGCGCGGTATCGCCGGATTGCCCGGCGCGCATAATCATCAGAACGCCTGTGCTGCCTATGCCGCCTGCCGCACACTTGGATTTGCGCCCAAAGTGATCGAAGCGGCCTTTCACAGCTTTGCGGGGCTGCCGCACCGCAGCCAGATCATTGCGCAGGCGGATGGTGTGACCTTTGTGAATGACAGCAAGGCCACCAATGTCGACAGTGCCGCCAAAGCGCTAAGCGCCTTTCAGAACATTCGCTGGATTTGCGGCGGTCTGGAAAAAGAAGGCGGGCTGGACGGGTTGAAGAATGCGACCAGCCAAGTCGCCAAAGCCTATGTGATCGGGCGCGAGGCGGCGGCCTTCGCGATGCAACTGAACGTTGAAGCCGAGGTGTGCAATACGATGGATATCGCAGTGGCCCGCGCGATTGACGATGCACAAGAGGGCGAAACCGTGTTGCTGGCCCCTGCGGCGGCAAGTTTCGATCAATATGACAGTTTCGAGCGGCGCGGAGAGGATTTTATCGCGCAGGTCAAGGCAAGGCTGGGGTGA
- the mraY gene encoding phospho-N-acetylmuramoyl-pentapeptide-transferase, which produces MLYWLTALSDGGDVFNLFRYITFRAGGAFLTALVFGFLFGKPLISVLRRRQGKGQPIRDDGPEGHFIKAGTPTMGGLLIVGALLTSTLLWARLDNPYIWMVLFVTMSFAAIGFADDYAKVSKQTTGGVSGRVRMVLGLLIAAIAGFWAAQYHPEGLQNQLALPVFKDTLINLGFLFVPFAILVIVGAANAVNLTDGLDGLAIMPVMIASGTLGIIAYAVGRVDFTEYLDVHYVPGTGEILIFTAGLFGGGLGFLWYNAPPAAVFMGDTGSLALGGALGAIAVATKHELVLAIVGGLFVVEALSVIIQVLYFKRTGKRVFLMAPIHHHYEKKGWAEPQIVIRFWIISLILAMIGLATLKVR; this is translated from the coding sequence ATGCTCTATTGGTTGACCGCACTTTCAGACGGGGGGGATGTGTTCAACCTGTTCCGGTACATCACATTCCGTGCAGGGGGCGCGTTTCTGACGGCGCTGGTATTCGGTTTCCTGTTCGGAAAACCGCTTATTTCCGTGTTGCGGCGCAGACAGGGCAAAGGCCAGCCCATCCGCGATGACGGGCCAGAGGGCCATTTCATCAAGGCCGGAACCCCCACTATGGGCGGGTTGCTGATCGTTGGCGCGCTGCTGACATCCACGCTGCTTTGGGCGCGTCTGGACAATCCCTACATCTGGATGGTGTTGTTCGTGACAATGTCTTTTGCCGCCATCGGGTTTGCCGATGATTATGCCAAGGTGTCAAAGCAGACCACCGGTGGCGTATCGGGGCGCGTGCGTATGGTTCTGGGCCTGCTGATTGCGGCCATTGCGGGCTTTTGGGCGGCGCAGTACCATCCCGAAGGGCTGCAAAACCAGTTGGCGCTGCCTGTCTTCAAGGACACGCTGATCAATCTGGGGTTCCTGTTCGTGCCGTTTGCCATTCTTGTCATTGTCGGGGCGGCCAACGCGGTGAACCTGACAGACGGTCTGGACGGGCTGGCGATCATGCCGGTGATGATCGCCTCGGGCACGCTGGGGATCATCGCCTATGCCGTTGGTCGTGTCGACTTTACCGAATATCTGGATGTGCATTATGTGCCGGGAACGGGTGAAATCCTGATCTTTACGGCGGGTCTTTTTGGCGGCGGACTTGGCTTTCTTTGGTACAATGCGCCCCCTGCGGCCGTGTTCATGGGCGATACCGGATCGCTGGCGCTGGGCGGCGCGCTGGGTGCGATTGCGGTTGCCACGAAACACGAACTGGTGCTGGCTATCGTAGGTGGCCTGTTCGTGGTCGAGGCGCTGTCGGTGATCATTCAGGTGCTGTATTTCAAGCGCACCGGTAAACGTGTCTTCCTGATGGCGCCGATCCACCACCACTATGAAAAAAAGGGATGGGCGGAACCGCAGATCGTGATCCGTTTCTGGATTATTTCCCTGATCCTCGCCATGATCGGGCTTGCCACACTGAAAGTCCGGTAG
- a CDS encoding UDP-N-acetylmuramoyl-tripeptide--D-alanyl-D-alanine ligase: protein MTLWTAQQAEDATGGTSTADWSTSGVSIDTRSLQPGDLFVALQAARDGHEFVAQAFERGAAAALVSHVPDGVRPDAPLLIVPDVLQALVALGQAARARTKARVVAITGSVGKTSTKEMVRAMLASQGKVHAAEASYNNHWGVPLTLARMPQDSDFAVIEIGMNHPGEIAPLARMARPDVALITTIAAAHLEAFDNIDGIAHEKAAIMDGLGEGGIAVLNADVEQIPILREKAVNVGAQIIEFGEKASDYHLDDVILSNETTVVKATAFGVPVLFRIQTAGRHFAMNGLGALAAAQALGADLAMSAQGLGRWHPYKGRGAREKIVLDPVETDQVLDLLDDSYNANPTSLAAALEVLAVAQVHNGLGRVAQGRRIAFLGDMKELGSNEAELHRDIATLPALSQIDRVHCIGPLMKHLYAALPDHQRGVWVETSRALLDDGLRRHLDSGDVVLAKGSLSMKLGLIVDAIRKMGHALPQDETQDDE, encoded by the coding sequence ATGACGCTTTGGACCGCGCAGCAGGCAGAGGATGCAACGGGTGGAACATCCACAGCCGATTGGTCCACGTCGGGTGTGTCCATCGATACCCGCAGTTTACAGCCCGGTGATTTGTTTGTGGCCTTGCAGGCTGCGCGCGACGGGCATGAATTTGTAGCGCAGGCGTTCGAACGTGGCGCTGCGGCGGCCCTTGTCAGCCATGTGCCGGACGGTGTGCGCCCGGATGCGCCATTGCTGATCGTGCCGGACGTGTTGCAGGCACTGGTTGCACTGGGGCAGGCAGCGCGCGCGCGCACCAAGGCCCGCGTTGTGGCGATCACCGGATCGGTTGGCAAAACATCGACCAAGGAGATGGTGCGGGCCATGCTGGCAAGTCAGGGTAAGGTTCATGCCGCCGAGGCCAGTTACAACAATCACTGGGGCGTGCCGCTGACGCTGGCGCGGATGCCGCAGGACAGTGATTTTGCCGTGATCGAAATTGGAATGAACCATCCCGGCGAGATTGCTCCGCTGGCGCGTATGGCGCGACCGGATGTGGCGCTGATTACCACAATTGCCGCTGCCCATCTGGAAGCGTTCGACAATATTGACGGGATTGCCCACGAAAAGGCCGCGATCATGGACGGATTGGGCGAAGGGGGCATCGCGGTCTTGAACGCTGATGTGGAGCAGATCCCGATCCTGCGTGAAAAGGCGGTGAACGTTGGTGCGCAAATCATTGAATTTGGTGAAAAAGCATCTGATTACCATCTGGACGACGTGATCCTGAGCAATGAAACAACCGTGGTCAAAGCCACCGCTTTTGGCGTGCCTGTGCTGTTCCGTATCCAGACAGCCGGGCGTCATTTTGCAATGAACGGGCTGGGCGCTTTGGCGGCGGCACAGGCATTGGGGGCCGATCTGGCGATGTCGGCGCAGGGTTTGGGGCGCTGGCATCCCTATAAGGGGCGCGGCGCACGGGAAAAGATCGTTCTGGATCCTGTCGAAACGGATCAGGTACTGGACCTGCTGGACGATTCATACAATGCCAATCCAACCTCACTGGCCGCAGCACTTGAAGTGCTGGCGGTTGCGCAAGTGCATAACGGGTTGGGCCGCGTGGCCCAGGGGCGGCGCATTGCCTTTCTGGGCGACATGAAGGAACTGGGCTCAAACGAGGCGGAGTTGCACCGCGATATCGCCACCCTGCCAGCGCTGTCGCAGATTGACCGCGTGCACTGCATCGGCCCCTTGATGAAGCATCTTTATGCGGCCTTGCCCGATCACCAGCGCGGTGTCTGGGTGGAAACCAGTCGGGCGCTGCTGGACGATGGCCTGCGCCGTCATCTGGACAGCGGCGATGTTGTGCTGGCCAAGGGGTCATTAAGCATGAAACTGGGCCTGATCGTTGACGCCATCCGAAAAATGGGCCATGCGCTCCCACAGGACGAGACACAAGATGATGAGTAG
- a CDS encoding UDP-N-acetylmuramoyl-L-alanyl-D-glutamate--2,6-diaminopimelate ligase: MSKTLAALGLTAPGGRDVAITGLSVDSRDVKPGHLFAALPGSKMHGGEFIQYALRMDAAAILTDPEGAAIAKNELDASDAILIVTEDPRQTLAYAAALWFGAQPATMVAVTGTNGKTSVASFVRQIWVEMGYSAVNLGTTGVEGSWTAPLAHTTPEPITLHRALAEAAKNGVTHAAMEASSHGLDQRRLDGVHLRAAGFSNFSQDHLDYHNTFEEYFAAKAGLFRRVLPEDGSAVINIDDPKGVDMLAIATARGHDVISVGRDGGDIHIQGQRFDATGQDVRFSYQDKVHQIRLNLIGGFQADNVMLAAGLVMACGEEPARVFETLEHLVTVRGRMQLVATRDNGASVFVDFAHTPDAISTALQALRPHVLGRLIAIVGAGGDRDATKRPLMGRAASEHADLVIVTDDNPRSEDPEIIRSEVLLGAPDATEIGDRAEAILRGVDALGPGDALLICGKGHETGQIVGDDVLPFDDAEQASVAVAALDGRLA; this comes from the coding sequence ATGAGCAAAACACTGGCTGCGTTGGGCCTGACAGCACCCGGAGGACGGGATGTTGCAATCACCGGATTGAGCGTCGACAGCCGCGATGTGAAGCCGGGCCATCTGTTTGCAGCACTTCCCGGTTCAAAAATGCATGGCGGGGAATTCATTCAATATGCCTTGCGAATGGATGCGGCCGCGATCCTGACGGATCCCGAAGGGGCTGCGATTGCCAAGAACGAACTGGATGCATCTGATGCGATTCTGATCGTAACGGAAGACCCGCGCCAAACGCTTGCCTATGCCGCCGCCCTGTGGTTCGGCGCACAACCTGCGACAATGGTTGCGGTGACAGGAACGAATGGCAAGACATCCGTGGCCAGTTTCGTGCGCCAGATCTGGGTGGAAATGGGATACAGCGCCGTCAATCTGGGGACGACCGGTGTCGAGGGAAGCTGGACCGCGCCTTTGGCGCACACAACGCCCGAACCGATCACCTTGCACCGCGCGCTGGCCGAGGCGGCGAAAAACGGTGTCACACATGCAGCAATGGAGGCGTCAAGCCACGGGCTGGATCAGCGCCGGCTTGACGGGGTTCATCTGCGAGCGGCCGGATTTTCCAATTTTTCGCAGGATCATCTGGATTACCACAACACGTTCGAAGAATATTTCGCCGCCAAGGCGGGCCTGTTCCGCCGCGTGTTGCCCGAAGACGGCAGCGCCGTGATCAATATCGATGATCCCAAGGGCGTTGATATGCTGGCGATTGCAACAGCGCGTGGTCACGATGTGATCAGTGTGGGGCGCGATGGCGGTGATATTCACATTCAGGGCCAGCGGTTTGATGCGACAGGGCAGGATGTCCGGTTTTCCTATCAGGACAAGGTGCATCAGATCAGGCTGAACCTGATCGGCGGCTTTCAGGCCGACAACGTGATGCTGGCGGCGGGCCTTGTGATGGCGTGCGGCGAAGAGCCAGCGCGTGTGTTTGAAACACTCGAACATCTGGTCACGGTGCGCGGGCGCATGCAGCTTGTGGCGACGCGTGACAATGGCGCGTCTGTCTTTGTCGATTTTGCACATACGCCCGATGCGATTTCCACGGCGCTTCAGGCGTTGCGCCCGCATGTGCTGGGACGTCTGATTGCGATTGTCGGGGCGGGCGGGGATCGTGATGCAACCAAGCGCCCGTTGATGGGGCGGGCGGCGTCGGAACACGCCGATCTGGTGATTGTGACAGATGACAATCCGCGCAGCGAAGACCCCGAGATTATCCGTTCCGAGGTTTTGCTGGGCGCGCCGGACGCAACCGAAATCGGTGATCGTGCCGAAGCGATCCTGCGCGGGGTCGATGCGCTGGGGCCGGGCGATGCGCTGCTGATCTGTGGCAAGGGGCATGAAACCGGACAGATCGTCGGGGATGACGTTCTGCCTTTTGATGATGCCGAACAGGCCAGCGTCGCTGTGGCTGCTTTGGACGGGCGGCTGGCATGA
- a CDS encoding peptidoglycan D,D-transpeptidase FtsI family protein: MIRTPLRPLARILEARKKGENPDAIERENIRIRHEQIRDKARARAEGRLLVLGVFFFCAFAVVGARMGMLATSDPTEPLASATGAAINASRADIVDRHGRILATNFDTYSLYAQPPHMVDKVAAADALVAIFPDLDRERLKRQFTGNRKFVWIKRKISPEQKQAVHDIGDPGLLFGPREMRLYPNGKLAAHVLGGASFGKEGVNAAEVIGVAGVEKYFDSYLRDPARQGAPLELSLDLTIQAASERVLYGGMKLMNAKGATSILMDVHTGEVISVVSLPSFDPNDRPRPPTSGDPSDSPLFNRAVQGVYELGSVFKIFTTAQAMDLGLVNPATIIDIRGPLQWGKFRIRDFRNYGKELSVTNIIVKSSNIGTARLAQQIGAGRQREFMQSLGMLEATPFEIVEAQGGQPLLPKNWSELSTMTISYGHGLSTSPMHLAAGYAAIANGGHYVKPTILKQSGPVSGPRVISEQSAAASRMMLRQVVTEGTASFGEVPGYAVGGKTGTADKPKARGGGYYENKVIATFASIFPAHDPKYVLIVTLDEPSENSGDEPRRTAGWTAVPVAAEMIGRIAPLLGLRPNIEPGKLAGITLTSN; the protein is encoded by the coding sequence GTGATCCGTACGCCGCTTCGTCCGCTTGCCCGTATCCTGGAGGCCCGCAAAAAGGGGGAAAACCCCGACGCGATCGAGCGCGAGAATATTCGCATTCGCCACGAACAGATACGTGACAAGGCGCGCGCCCGTGCCGAAGGGCGGCTTCTTGTGCTTGGTGTGTTCTTTTTCTGCGCATTTGCCGTTGTCGGTGCGCGTATGGGGATGCTGGCCACCAGCGACCCCACCGAACCTCTTGCCAGCGCAACCGGCGCTGCCATCAACGCAAGCCGCGCCGATATCGTAGACCGGCATGGCCGCATTCTGGCGACGAATTTCGATACCTATTCGCTTTACGCCCAACCGCCGCACATGGTGGACAAGGTTGCGGCCGCCGATGCGCTTGTCGCCATTTTCCCCGATCTGGATCGTGAACGGCTTAAGCGCCAGTTCACCGGAAACCGCAAATTTGTCTGGATCAAGCGCAAGATCAGTCCGGAACAAAAACAGGCGGTTCATGATATCGGCGATCCCGGCCTGTTATTCGGCCCGCGCGAGATGCGGCTTTATCCCAATGGCAAGCTGGCAGCGCATGTGCTGGGCGGTGCGTCTTTCGGAAAAGAGGGTGTCAATGCAGCCGAAGTGATCGGCGTGGCCGGTGTCGAGAAATATTTTGACAGCTATTTGCGCGATCCGGCCCGGCAGGGCGCACCGCTGGAACTGTCGCTGGATCTGACCATTCAGGCGGCATCCGAACGGGTGTTGTACGGCGGCATGAAATTGATGAATGCCAAGGGCGCAACCTCCATCCTGATGGATGTGCACACAGGCGAAGTGATTTCGGTTGTATCGCTGCCCAGCTTTGATCCCAACGACCGGCCAAGACCGCCGACATCGGGTGACCCGTCCGACAGCCCGCTGTTCAACCGTGCGGTGCAGGGTGTCTATGAACTGGGATCGGTGTTCAAGATTTTCACCACTGCGCAGGCGATGGATCTGGGGCTGGTCAATCCGGCGACGATCATCGACATTCGTGGGCCGCTGCAATGGGGCAAGTTCCGAATTCGGGATTTTCGCAATTACGGCAAGGAATTGTCGGTCACGAACATTATCGTCAAATCGTCCAACATCGGCACTGCCCGTCTGGCACAGCAGATCGGTGCAGGCCGGCAGCGCGAATTCATGCAGTCGCTTGGCATGCTGGAGGCAACACCGTTCGAAATCGTCGAAGCGCAGGGCGGCCAGCCTCTGTTGCCAAAGAACTGGTCTGAACTGAGCACGATGACCATATCCTACGGTCATGGCCTGAGCACGAGCCCGATGCATCTGGCGGCGGGATATGCGGCCATCGCAAATGGCGGACATTACGTGAAACCGACGATCCTTAAACAAAGTGGTCCGGTTTCGGGGCCACGCGTGATTTCCGAACAGTCCGCCGCCGCATCGCGCATGATGCTGCGTCAGGTTGTAACCGAAGGCACCGCCAGTTTCGGCGAAGTGCCGGGCTATGCGGTTGGTGGGAAAACCGGCACTGCGGACAAGCCGAAGGCGCGCGGTGGCGGCTATTATGAAAACAAGGTGATCGCGACATTCGCCAGCATCTTTCCCGCGCACGATCCGAAATACGTCCTGATTGTTACGCTGGATGAACCGTCTGAAAATTCCGGCGATGAACCACGCCGCACCGCAGGCTGGACAGCGGTGCCTGTCGCGGCGGAAATGATTGGTCGCATTGCCCCGCTTTTGGGCTTGCGACCCAATATTGAACCCGGGAAGCTGGCTGGTATAACGCTGACATCGAATTAG
- the ftsL gene encoding cell division protein FtsL: MRSFMFLLTAMAVIAMAFWAYRENYSTQRALSETTRLHKEIGETRARLAVLRAEWAYLNRPDRLRELTEINFDRLGLLPLRPDQFGKVDQVGYPMPEALPISNAIDVANTEETQ, from the coding sequence ATGCGCAGTTTCATGTTTTTGCTGACAGCGATGGCGGTGATCGCGATGGCGTTCTGGGCTTATCGCGAAAATTATTCGACGCAGCGTGCGCTCAGCGAAACCACCCGTTTGCATAAGGAAATCGGTGAAACCCGCGCGCGGCTGGCTGTGCTGCGCGCCGAATGGGCCTATCTGAACCGGCCCGACAGGCTGCGCGAGTTGACGGAAATCAACTTTGACCGTCTGGGCCTGCTGCCGCTGCGGCCAGACCAGTTTGGCAAGGTTGATCAGGTTGGCTATCCGATGCCCGAAGCATTGCCGATCAGCAATGCGATCGACGTGGCAAATACGGAGGAGACACAGTGA
- the rsmH gene encoding 16S rRNA (cytosine(1402)-N(4))-methyltransferase RsmH, producing the protein MAAAARPDQTAPHTPVLLRPLLAAVAPVTGTWLDGTFGAGGYTKGLLDAGAARVIAVDRDPLAFEMAQSWAADYSGRIVMQLGVFSRMDEYATGLDGVVLDLGVSSMQLDQADRGFSFMKDGPLDMRMSQSGISAADIVNTADAETLADILFHYGEERASRRIAAAILRARAEAPITTTLRLAGIIESCLPRAKPGQSHTATRSFQALRIAVNDEYKELFQGLMAAERVLRPGGQLAVVSFHSIEDRMVKRFLQARSGGGGRANRYAPETVADAPHFTQKTRKAIGPDAQELAENPRARSAKLRVAVRTDVPSDSGTQPDEKSIGMPMLKDTK; encoded by the coding sequence ATGGCTGCTGCGGCCCGCCCCGATCAGACTGCCCCGCACACCCCTGTTTTATTGCGCCCCTTGCTGGCGGCAGTCGCCCCGGTGACAGGAACCTGGCTTGACGGCACATTCGGCGCGGGTGGCTATACGAAAGGTTTGCTGGATGCAGGTGCCGCGCGTGTCATCGCGGTGGATCGTGACCCGCTGGCCTTTGAAATGGCGCAAAGCTGGGCCGCGGACTACAGCGGGCGCATCGTGATGCAGTTGGGTGTGTTTTCGCGCATGGACGAATATGCGACCGGCCTAGATGGCGTGGTGCTTGATCTGGGCGTGTCGTCAATGCAGCTTGATCAGGCTGATCGCGGGTTTTCGTTCATGAAGGATGGCCCGCTGGATATGCGGATGTCGCAAAGCGGGATATCTGCGGCCGATATCGTCAATACGGCCGACGCAGAAACGCTGGCAGATATTCTTTTTCATTACGGTGAAGAACGCGCCAGCCGCCGGATCGCGGCGGCCATTTTACGCGCCCGGGCCGAGGCGCCGATCACGACCACGCTGCGCCTTGCCGGAATAATCGAAAGCTGTCTGCCGCGCGCCAAACCGGGCCAGTCGCATACCGCGACACGCAGTTTTCAGGCGCTGCGCATCGCGGTAAATGATGAATATAAAGAGCTTTTTCAGGGGCTTATGGCCGCAGAGCGTGTATTGCGCCCCGGTGGGCAGTTGGCGGTTGTCAGTTTTCATTCCATCGAAGACCGGATGGTCAAACGGTTCTTGCAGGCGCGTTCCGGCGGGGGTGGCCGTGCAAACCGCTATGCGCCCGAAACAGTGGCTGATGCGCCTCATTTTACCCAGAAAACCCGCAAGGCCATTGGACCTGATGCGCAGGAACTGGCGGAAAATCCGCGCGCGCGTTCTGCGAAATTGCGTGTTGCTGTCCGTACTGATGTGCCGTCAGACAGCGGGACGCAACCGGATGAAAAATCAATTGGCATGCCGATGTTAAAGGATACGAAGTAA
- the mraZ gene encoding division/cell wall cluster transcriptional repressor MraZ: MGRRFRGESHHKVDAKGRVSIPASFRRVIEASDPNWTDGLNPELVIVYGDHRRNYLECYTMEAIDEVDAKIDALPRGSMERKMLQRLFHGQSFPTNIDETGRLVLPAKLRQKIALDAEAFFIAAGDTFQIWKPETYETEELAKTEDWLDELPDDFDPLVYLDGPKGD; encoded by the coding sequence TTGGGTCGCAGATTCAGAGGCGAAAGCCATCACAAGGTGGATGCGAAGGGCAGGGTGTCTATCCCGGCCTCGTTTCGTCGTGTGATCGAAGCGTCTGATCCGAACTGGACCGATGGTCTTAATCCCGAACTGGTGATCGTATACGGCGATCATCGTCGCAATTACCTGGAATGCTACACAATGGAGGCGATCGACGAGGTCGATGCCAAGATTGATGCGTTGCCGCGCGGCTCAATGGAGCGCAAGATGTTGCAGCGCCTGTTCCACGGACAGTCTTTTCCGACAAATATAGACGAGACCGGCCGTCTGGTTCTGCCCGCAAAACTGCGCCAGAAAATCGCGCTTGATGCAGAGGCATTTTTCATCGCGGCGGGCGATACGTTCCAGATCTGGAAGCCCGAGACCTACGAAACCGAAGAGTTGGCCAAAACCGAAGACTGGCTGGACGAATTGCCGGACGATTTCGATCCGCTGGTTTATCTGGATGGTCCAAAGGGGGATTAA
- a CDS encoding Mrp/NBP35 family ATP-binding protein translates to MAVTKQIIEDTLARLALPDGGTLISRDMIRALAIEGGAVRFVIEAPSPEIAQQMEPLRAAAAKLVEDLDGVTSVSVLLTAHGPAPKAPAAPSLKIGGHPKPQDGPTKPSGVDRILAIGSGKGGVGKSTVSSNLAVALARAGRKVGLLDADIYGPSQPRMMGVNKRPASPDGKTIIPLHAHGVTLMSIGFMLEEGKAVVWRGPMLMGALQQMLGQVEWGELDVLIVDLPPGTGDVQLTLCTKSQVTGAIVVSTPQDVALIDARKALDMFDTLKTPVLGLIENMSMFVCPDCGSEHRIFGQGGVASEAERLGVPLLGALPIDLETRLAGDGGTPIAAGDSAAAQAYAKIAEGLIKGGMA, encoded by the coding sequence ATGGCCGTGACGAAGCAGATTATCGAAGACACTTTGGCACGCCTTGCCTTGCCCGACGGCGGCACCCTGATCAGCCGCGATATGATTCGTGCGCTGGCAATCGAAGGGGGAGCAGTGCGGTTTGTGATCGAGGCGCCAAGCCCCGAGATCGCGCAACAGATGGAACCCTTGCGCGCCGCCGCTGCCAAGCTGGTTGAAGACCTGGACGGAGTGACTTCTGTTTCCGTGTTACTGACGGCCCACGGACCAGCCCCCAAGGCCCCTGCCGCGCCCAGCCTGAAAATCGGCGGCCATCCCAAGCCGCAGGACGGACCGACCAAACCATCGGGTGTTGACCGGATACTGGCCATCGGTTCGGGCAAGGGCGGTGTCGGTAAATCAACCGTGTCCTCAAACCTTGCCGTGGCGCTGGCGCGGGCAGGGCGCAAGGTGGGGCTGCTGGATGCGGATATCTATGGCCCCAGCCAACCGCGCATGATGGGGGTCAACAAACGCCCCGCATCTCCGGATGGAAAGACTATTATCCCGTTGCATGCGCACGGCGTTACACTGATGTCGATCGGTTTCATGCTGGAAGAAGGCAAGGCCGTGGTCTGGCGTGGCCCCATGCTGATGGGAGCCTTGCAGCAAATGCTGGGTCAGGTCGAATGGGGCGAACTCGATGTGCTGATCGTCGATCTGCCGCCGGGAACGGGTGATGTTCAGCTGACATTGTGCACCAAATCGCAGGTTACGGGCGCGATTGTGGTCAGCACGCCGCAGGATGTGGCGTTGATTGATGCCCGTAAGGCGCTTGATATGTTTGATACTCTGAAAACGCCGGTTCTGGGCCTGATCGAGAATATGTCGATGTTTGTGTGTCCTGATTGTGGATCAGAGCATCGGATCTTCGGGCAGGGCGGCGTGGCAAGCGAGGCTGAAAGGCTGGGTGTTCCATTGCTGGGGGCATTGCCGATTGATCTGGAGACGCGTCTTGCCGGTGATGGTGGCACACCGATCGCAGCCGGTGACAGCGCGGCCGCGCAAGCCTATGCAAAGATCGCCGAAGGGCTGATCAAGGGCGGCATGGCCTGA